DNA from Alnus glutinosa chromosome 2, dhAlnGlut1.1, whole genome shotgun sequence:
GACCCATGCAGACATGTTCCCTCCGAGGATGCCGAATCTTTCGACCCACTACTTGTTTATTTTATACAACCCCCATTTCGATCACCTTCTCAACCCCCCCACACCTTCCCTTCATTTTCTTACAGATTCTCGGAATCCAATTGCaaccaagaaaaggaaaatcaatTCTCGAGAACCAAACAAAATCCAAGATAATCCAAATTGGCCTCTAGCTAGCTAGTACCACCAAAATTGCATCATCGATCTCTCCGGCAAAATCAGACAAATGGGACGTGAACTTATAATGCAATTGAGACCACAggacagaatatatatatatacacttctGGTCCTCTTTGTATCAATGTCTTTTGTTAGGGAAGCAGCTTGATCCGATCTAGATCTCTGTTTGCCTGTTTGGGAGCAGATAGAGACATCTTTTAACATAGCCAGCTAATTAAATCTCTAATAAACTTTCTGTATCGTTTTAAGAGGTGGGTTGATTGAACgtggaaataaagaaaattaacaaatacttcaaagaaaaaaaaaattaaaatttgaaaatgaataaaGTAGTAGAGTGAGATACAGATAATAAGGTATATAATTATTCCCTTCTTCTCTTATGATTTAGGATTAAGGATGTGTTTGGTattatgattttaaactaaaaatctcagaaaataaattatttggaattatgtttttaaaaatttgcaatttgaaaacgtaaaaaatatattttctcaaataACAGGCAAGtgggtacttttttgaaaacgcataattctAAAGGCTAAACTATGATTTtactaaacgcttaactgcgtttttaaaatttttattttcaaatcgctatttttaaaatctcatttttttatattactaatccaaacggaccctaaaacTACTGGTTATTAGTAATTTAAGAGGAAGATAATGGATGCAAAGATTTTAAGCTCTAGCTCTCTTCTCACGACCTCCTACCACCGCACACGGCACACCACCGTTCACAGTATGCCGCCGTGGATCGGGGATGCCGTTGGCCGGCTACTTCCAAATGGTATTACTCCTCTTCTCCTCCTAGCCCTAGATTTCTCTCCctccattttagttttatttttctgtagAGTTGGTAGACAGCCCCTTACACAAGGGGACTTTGTACGTATTGCATGCACATGATTTTGCACCAAGTTTAGATATTAATTATTACAATTTGGTTGGACTGCTTCCTGAGCTACCATGGGATTTGCTTCGTTtgcctctaaaaaaaaaaaacagaacttAATtatagtactatatatatatatatatatatatatatattttaatgtccCTCTGACAGAGAACATGACAGCCAGTTGATAAATGTATGGGCAATGATGTAGAGCACGGACCTATAATTAAAGttggttttaaaaataatttaatgattaataatGAGTTGGTGTCCATGGGAAGCTCGtctaagatatttttttgggtcaGACAATAACATTATAGGAATTATTTagtctattttattttgtctttatcTGCACCTGTTTTATTCAAGTggaatatattaatttgttgttgatattaaaatttttttttagtattttccaaaaatttgactatttttcgttgaaaatatgACAAGAACTTTTAATTTGTTACTTTTATTATATTACCTAAATTGGATAAATGAAATTGAATTTGTTACTTTTAATTTGTtacttttattatattatcaaatgAGGAGTTATCATATTTGCTTCCTTTTGATGTAATTCACATACCATGATTAGAGACTGTGCAGTATGTAGCATCGTCTTCGAATCGTCAATCAGATTTTTGTACTAATTTTAAGACTGGCCTTCCTTCCGTAGTTGATTATGTACTATTTCAGTGCATCACCCTCGAATATAATATTTTGCATTCCCACGTGACACGACTTGTCAAACAAGAGTTATGTGGCATTAATTGATTGATCTAATTAACGTGACATACCGTTAATTAATTGGACGATAGATTGATGAAGTGACCTATTTTAAAccaaagaaaaatctaaaaaaattaattatcgaaattgagaatttgatttttccCTACATATTATTATCTGATATCTCGCTAGAAGCACGTTCAATATTTTGTTCAAAGGTGAGTGtaaagagtaattctataagtTTCTAATGTATTtctcaaaaaatgaggtgacttttaaaatcacaatttgatcaaaatttaattataatcaatcacacgtctaatagtaattttaaatgtcacatcaattttaaaatgacacaaaaaaaacttctaacattactAGAGTGTAAAAGATCTCAACCCAGCCAAAAGCATCGATTGAATCAGGTTCAACAAATCATTCAAACTCAAAATATAATGTAttgtataaaaagaaaaataatttaaaaaaaaaaaaaaaaaatcagaattccagtaatttataattttgaccCGACCAAAGTAATTTGACCAACCTCCCTCCATTGCTCTCCTCTATATAAAGTCCAGCACACCAGGCCAAAGCACCCATCAATTCAAATCTTCAAAAGCtatcaaaaggaaagaaaaatatggCTTGCTGGTCTGCCGAGAATGCCACAAAAGCCTACCTCAAGACTTTGAAAATGGTGAGTGTTTCCCTTTATTTTACATGGATTTTAGATTCCCATTTCACGTTTGCTTTCAACTCTTAATTCTAATTACTTGGATCTTGATGATCTTAATGCATGTAGGGGCAAAAGGCGAAAGAACCAGACGTAGCTGAGTTTATTTCAGCTCTGGCCGCCGGCAGCAATGCGCAATTAATCGTCATGGCATGTGCCGGTGCTGCGGACTCCACAACGCTAGCCTTAGCCGCCGCGGCTTACCAAACCGGCGGCCGTGTAGTTTGCATCCTTCGCGGGCTTGAAGAACTGCGTCTTTCCCAGGAAGTTCTCGGCGCTGTCGATGCATTCAACGTTGAATTTGTTACAGGGGAAGCTCAAAAGCTGGTATTAACCCAATACAGGGAAGCGGATTTCGTGCTTATTGACTGTAATCTTGAGAACCACGAAGGAATTTTTAAGGCCGTGCAAGTGGTGAGGAAGCATAGCGGCGTGGTTGTTGTCGGGTACAATGCATTCTCCCAGGGGTCTTGGTGGTGTAGTGGGGCAAGAACTCAGTTGCTGCCGATCGGAGAAGGGTTGCTCGTGACCAGAATTGCTCGGAATGCCAAAATTGGCGTCGGCTGTGGAACTGGGAAGAGTCGCTGGGTTGTCAAGGTGGATAAGTTCACCGGTGAAGAGCATGTCTTCAGAGTCAGATTTCCGCAAGGAAAGCAGATTGAAGCTTaagcttcaattttttttgctacCTATGGTTGGTATAGGAGAAGCCTCTTTGCCCCGTTCTGATTCGGATTTTCAGCGATACGCCGGTGGGCCGACCGAAACTTGTTGAGACAAATAGGCTTATAGAGACTCTCTCATATTTACTGTCCAAATTACTAACAATCTGAACAATAAAATTGTTAGAGATCTCTATCCTGTTTTCACATCTAAGCTTTTGGAGCAAAAGGTATTTTAGT
Protein-coding regions in this window:
- the LOC133861612 gene encoding uncharacterized protein LOC133861612, with product MACWSAENATKAYLKTLKMGQKAKEPDVAEFISALAAGSNAQLIVMACAGAADSTTLALAAAAYQTGGRVVCILRGLEELRLSQEVLGAVDAFNVEFVTGEAQKLVLTQYREADFVLIDCNLENHEGIFKAVQVVRKHSGVVVVGYNAFSQGSWWCSGARTQLLPIGEGLLVTRIARNAKIGVGCGTGKSRWVVKVDKFTGEEHVFRVRFPQGKQIEA